The following are encoded in a window of Lacinutrix sp. WUR7 genomic DNA:
- a CDS encoding Gfo/Idh/MocA family protein has product MLKAGVLGAGHLGKIHLRLLQQSDKYELVGFYDANEENAKKVAAEFGYTYFNSIEKLIEAVDMVDIVTPTLSHYECARQAIAKGKHIFIEKPITNTVEEAETLRTLVAEYGVKGQVGHVERFNPAFTAVKDMLDKPMFIETHRLAEFNPRGTDVPVVLDLMIHDIDIILSVVQSKVKHVSASGVSVISDTPDIANARIEFVNGCVANLTASRISLKNMRKTRFFQRDAYVSVDFLEKKCEVVKMKDAPKEPGDFDMILQNAEGIKKQIYFDNPDVAGNNAILDELESFADAINNNTKPIVTLHDGTEALRVATMIIDQF; this is encoded by the coding sequence ATGCTAAAAGCTGGAGTTCTTGGTGCTGGTCACCTTGGGAAAATTCATTTAAGATTACTGCAACAATCTGACAAATATGAACTTGTAGGTTTCTATGATGCCAACGAAGAAAACGCAAAAAAAGTAGCTGCCGAGTTTGGGTACACTTATTTCAATTCTATTGAAAAACTTATTGAAGCTGTAGATATGGTAGATATTGTAACTCCTACCCTTTCACATTATGAATGTGCTAGACAAGCTATTGCAAAAGGCAAACATATATTTATTGAAAAACCAATAACCAATACGGTAGAAGAAGCCGAAACACTTAGGACTTTAGTTGCCGAATATGGTGTAAAAGGACAAGTGGGACATGTAGAACGATTTAATCCAGCTTTTACAGCGGTGAAAGACATGCTAGATAAGCCCATGTTTATTGAGACACATCGATTGGCAGAATTTAATCCTCGTGGGACTGATGTTCCTGTGGTTTTAGATTTAATGATTCACGATATAGACATTATTTTAAGTGTTGTACAATCTAAAGTAAAACACGTTAGCGCAAGTGGCGTATCTGTAATTAGTGATACTCCAGATATTGCAAACGCAAGAATAGAGTTTGTAAATGGTTGTGTTGCGAACTTAACTGCAAGTCGAATTTCTTTAAAAAACATGCGTAAAACACGTTTCTTTCAAAGGGACGCTTATGTTTCTGTAGACTTCTTAGAAAAGAAATGTGAAGTGGTTAAAATGAAAGATGCTCCGAAAGAACCAGGAGATTTCGATATGATTTTACAAAATGCCGAAGGTATTAAAAAGCAAATCTATTTCGATAATCCCGATGTAGCAGGAAACAATGCTATTCTTGACGAATTAGAATCTTTTGCAGATGCCATAAACAACAACACAAAACCAATTGTAACCTTACATGATGGTACCGAAGCATTACGTGTTGCAACCATGATAATCGATCAATTTTAG
- a CDS encoding DUF1015 domain-containing protein gives MPKIIPFKAVRPTRDKVSLVASRSYQTYTQAEREARLDYNPFSFLHIVNPGYKYAHEITGEERYTLVKNRYSEFKEDNIFVQDKKPSFYIYKIVDREHQVFHGIVAAASAEDYEKDTIKKHEDTLEFRETIFKDYLKTVGFNAEPVLLTYPDNKIIASILKETEKERAEFEFTTTYRDTHYLWKIEDQAIVKTISKEFQKMETIYIADGHHRSSSSYLLSKDLKESNPEHNGTEPYNFFMSFLIPESELRIHEFNRLVKDLNGLTKETFLIKLDTAFRIENRGIIPYKPSKKHHFSMYLDGEFYSLYLRKTNYNFNNSLDALDSQLLYKTVLQPILGIDDLRNDSRIKYLNGKTDIINLKSSIDNGEFAVGFGMIPVTIKEMKQIADDGLKMPPKSTYIEPKLRSGVTIYEF, from the coding sequence ATGCCAAAAATAATTCCCTTTAAAGCCGTTCGTCCAACTCGTGACAAAGTAAGTCTGGTAGCATCACGCTCGTACCAAACCTACACACAAGCAGAACGTGAGGCACGATTAGATTACAATCCGTTTTCATTTTTACATATTGTAAATCCTGGCTACAAGTATGCACATGAGATTACGGGAGAAGAACGTTATACCTTAGTAAAAAATCGCTATTCCGAATTTAAAGAAGACAATATTTTTGTTCAAGACAAAAAACCATCCTTTTATATTTATAAAATTGTAGATCGGGAACATCAAGTTTTTCATGGTATTGTAGCAGCTGCAAGTGCCGAAGATTACGAAAAAGATACCATCAAAAAACACGAAGACACTTTAGAGTTTCGCGAGACTATTTTTAAAGACTATTTAAAAACCGTTGGCTTTAATGCAGAACCAGTACTACTCACCTATCCGGATAATAAAATTATTGCTTCTATTTTAAAGGAAACAGAAAAGGAACGAGCAGAATTTGAGTTCACCACAACCTATAGAGACACCCATTATCTTTGGAAAATTGAAGACCAAGCTATAGTAAAAACCATTTCCAAAGAATTTCAAAAAATGGAAACTATATATATTGCAGATGGGCATCATCGTTCCTCTTCTTCTTATTTATTAAGTAAAGATTTAAAAGAAAGTAATCCAGAACATAACGGAACAGAGCCTTATAATTTTTTTATGAGCTTTTTAATTCCGGAATCTGAATTACGTATTCATGAATTTAATAGATTAGTAAAAGATTTAAATGGTTTAACTAAAGAAACTTTTTTAATTAAACTAGATACCGCATTCCGAATTGAAAACAGAGGAATAATACCATACAAGCCAAGTAAAAAACATCATTTTAGTATGTATTTGGATGGCGAATTTTATTCGTTATATTTAAGAAAAACGAATTACAATTTTAATAATTCGTTAGATGCATTAGATTCGCAATTATTGTATAAAACCGTTTTACAGCCCATTTTAGGTATCGACGATTTAAGAAATGATAGTCGTATCAAGTATCTAAACGGAAAAACAGATATCATCAATTTAAAAAGCAGCATTGACAATGGTGAATTTGCCGTTGGCTTTGGTATGATTCCTGTTACTATAAAGGAGATGAAACAAATTGCTGACGATGGTTTAAAAATGCCTCCAAAAAGCACATACATAGAACCGAAGCTGAGAAGCGGCGTTACTATTTATGAGTTTTAA
- a CDS encoding 3-hydroxyacyl-CoA dehydrogenase family protein, whose protein sequence is MKNVAVIGAGTMGNGIAHTFAQSGFNVQLIDISEASLEKGINTISKNLDRMVAKERITEADKAETLGNITTFTSIPEGVKNASLVVEAATENVDLKLNIFKQLDEACAADTILASNTSSISITQIAAVTNRPDKVIGMHFMNPVPIMKLVEIIRGYNTSDEVTNTIMELSRKLGKTPTEVNDYPGFVANRILMPMLNEAIETLYNGVAGVEEIDTVMKLGMAHPMGPLQLADFIGLDICLSILNVMYDGFKNPKYAPCPLLVNMVRAGKLGVKSGEGFYDYSQSRKAEHVSKQFVK, encoded by the coding sequence ATGAAAAACGTAGCAGTAATCGGAGCTGGAACCATGGGAAATGGTATTGCGCATACTTTTGCACAATCTGGATTTAACGTACAACTTATAGATATAAGCGAAGCTTCTTTGGAAAAAGGAATAAACACCATTTCTAAAAATTTAGATAGAATGGTGGCTAAAGAAAGAATTACAGAAGCAGATAAAGCAGAAACCTTAGGAAATATTACCACTTTTACAAGTATTCCTGAAGGTGTTAAAAACGCAAGTCTTGTTGTTGAAGCAGCTACAGAAAATGTGGATTTAAAGCTGAATATTTTTAAGCAGTTAGACGAAGCTTGTGCTGCAGATACCATCTTAGCTTCCAATACTTCTTCTATTTCTATTACACAAATAGCTGCAGTTACTAATCGTCCGGATAAAGTAATTGGTATGCACTTTATGAATCCAGTGCCAATTATGAAATTGGTAGAGATTATAAGAGGTTATAATACCAGTGACGAAGTAACCAATACCATTATGGAACTTTCTAGAAAATTAGGAAAGACACCAACAGAAGTAAACGATTACCCTGGTTTTGTTGCAAACCGTATTTTAATGCCAATGCTTAACGAGGCTATTGAAACACTATACAATGGTGTTGCCGGTGTGGAAGAAATTGATACCGTTATGAAATTAGGAATGGCGCATCCAATGGGACCATTACAATTAGCAGATTTTATTGGACTAGATATTTGTCTTTCTATTTTAAATGTGATGTATGACGGATTCAAAAACCCAAAATACGCACCTTGTCCGTTATTAGTAAATATGGTAAGAGCTGGAAAACTAGGTGTGAAATCTGGTGAAGGTTTTTATGATTACTCGCAGAGTAGAAAAGCCGAGCATGTTTCGAAGCAGTTTGTTAAGTAA